Proteins from one Telopea speciosissima isolate NSW1024214 ecotype Mountain lineage chromosome 1, Tspe_v1, whole genome shotgun sequence genomic window:
- the LOC122649220 gene encoding uncharacterized protein LOC122649220 has translation MEHILRRLGMNSCFSVDSQGASGGLALMWQHYINLEILHSNRHYMDSLVRLDNGTEFHLTSVYGDLLKRKENSFGVRLRYWDKEKEGGNRPTARDVTHFRNMVESCELIDLPTHGPQFTWSNKRHGCANIRIKLDRALANHAWRSTFPNTAVTIRATLNSDHCPLIIVTEGGKFQGQRPLRFESIWFRHPEYKDTALKAWAPVAVTDDTPILFKKMHKCKPIFRRWNREVFGRVQTKILNLKGELEELQGGPVFDGYQVKEQELSLLLNEELEKEEELWRQKSRVSWLQQGIDQEALHLVLESIQPQVTQEMNLALCAIPTLQEVQAALDNMAPLKAPGPDGLPPAFFQKFWDFTHSDVYDFVRNFFISVSLRWDCNETFLCLVPKCTNPETADQYKPISLCAVAVKIISRIMANRLKDALEILMSPVQSAFIPGRSISDYIFVAHEVFNYINKKKKGKHKYLALKLDMRKAYDRVEWDFIEQLLLRFGFADHWVNLALSGVVSSAEVSGLVRGIRVHMRTAPISHLLFADDCFLFSQVKVDEAGRHFNGWKNRLLSHAGKETLLKSVGFSLANYAASHFKLPATHHNQIRKEAAKFFWGDGSDKSKIQWISWLCLCQSKERGGLGFCDPSLHNKALLAKVAWKMWKDLGSYWAKFLKAIYFPNCEFMEARLGANPSWAWRSIMEGQQVLQAGLLWRVGSGEMVDIWNDNWLPTHVNFKLLHPLLEDCPYNRVSQLIDFDNRKWNESIIDRYVHPEDRKDIYQLQLSLFATEDRQVWGPSKVGTFSVKSAYHFLCNQWTTEELGRASSSTSH, from the exons ATGGAGCATATTCTGCGTAGATTGGGCATGAATTCTTGTTTTTCAGTGGACTCTCAGGGTGCTTCAGGTGGATTGGCTTTAATGTGGCAGCATTATATTAATTTGGAGATTCTTCACTCTAATAGGCATTATATGGATTCCCTGGTTCGGTTGGATAATGGAACTGAGTTCCACCTTACATCTGTTTATGGTGACCttttaaagagaaaagagaacagCTTTGGAGTGAGATTACGCTATTGGGACAAG gagaaggaaggagggaaTCGTCCAACTGCAAGGGACGTCACCCACTTTAGAAATATGGTGGAATCCTGTGAACTTATTGATCTCCCCACTCATGGCCCTCAATTCACATGGAGTAATAAGCGGCATGGTTGTGCTAACATTCGCATTAAACTTGATAGAGCCCTTGCGAATCATGCGTGGAGAAGCACTTTTCCAAATACTGCTGTGACTATTCGAGCTACTCTAAATTCTGACCACTGCCCTTTAATCATTGTTACTGAAGGTGGTAAATTCCAGGGCCAGAGACCATTAAGATTtgaatcaatttggtttcgaCATCCTGAATACAAGGATACAGCATTGAAGGCATGGGCACCGGTGGCTGTGACTGATGATACTCCCATTCTTTTTAAGAAAATGCATAAGTGTAAGCCAATTTTCAGGCGCTGGAATAGAGAAGTATTCGGCCGTGTGCAGACTAAAATTCTGAATTTAAAAGGGGAACTTGAAGAACTTCAAGGTGGACCAGTATTTGATGGGTACCAAGTGAAGGAGCAGGAACTCTCTTTATTGCTGAATGAGGAAttggaaaaagaagaggagctTTGGAGGCAAAAGTCGAGGGTTTCATGGTTGCAGCAAG GCATTGATCAAGAGGCTCTCCATCTTGTCTTAGAGTCCATCCAACCACAGGTAACTCAAGAAATGAACTTGGCACTGTGTGCTATTCCTACACTGCAGGAGGTACAGGCGGCTTTGGATAATATGGCACCACTTAAAGCACCTGGACCGGATGGATTACCACCGGCtttttttcagaaattttggGATTTTACCCATTCTGATGTGTATGATTTTGTTCGCAATTTCTTCATTTCTGTTTCACTTCGTTGGGACTGTAATGAGACCTTTTTATGTCTTGTTCCTAAGTGCACTAATCCAGAGACTGCAGATCAATACAAGCCTATTAGTCTTTGTGCGGTGGCTGTTAAGATTATTTCTAGAATTATGGCGAATAGGTTGAAGGACGCTTTGGAGATCCTTATGTCACCTGTGCAATCTGCTTTCATTCCAGGTAGATCTATCTCAGATTATATTTTTGTGGCACATGAGGTCTttaattatattaataaaaagaagaagggtaagCATAAGTACTTGGCTCTTAAACTGGATATGCGGAAGGCTTATGATCGTGTTGAGTGGGATTTTATTGAGCAGCTGCTTCTCCGCTTTGGCTTTGCTGACCATTGGGTGAACTTG GCACTGAGTGGTGTTGTTTCTTCTGCTGAGGTATCAGGTCTTGTTAGGGGTATTCGGGTTCATATGCGAACGGCCCCTATCTCACATCTCCTTTTCGCGGATGACTGCTTCCTTTTTTCACAGGTGAAAGTGGATGAG GCTGGAAGGCATTTCAATGGATGGAAGAATAGGCTTTTATCTCATGCAGGGAAGGAGACATTGTTGAAGTCAGTGGGTTTCTCTCTTGCGAATTATGCGGCATCCCATTTCAAACTTCCTGCTACGCATCATAATCAGATTAGGAAAGAGGCAGCCAAGTTCTTTTGGGGAGATGGGTCTGATAAGAGTAAGATCCAATGGATTTCATGGCTATGCCTATGCCAATCCAAGGAACGGGGTGGGTTGGGATTCTGTGATCCATCTTTACATAATAAAGCATTGCTAGCTAAGGTTGCTTGGAAGATGTGGAAAGATCTAGGATCTTACTGGGCCAAATTTTTAAAGGCCATTTATTTTCCAAATTGTGAGTTCATGGAGGCGAGGTTGGGGGCAAACCCATCATGGGCATGGAGGAGTATTATGGAGGGACAGCAGGTTCTACAGGCTGGTTTGTTATGGAGAGTTGGTTCAGGAGAAATGGTTGATATCTGGAATGATAATTGGTTACCAACCCATGTCAATTTCAAACTGCTGCACCCACTATTGGAAGACTGTCCTTACAATCGTGTTTCTCAGTTAATTGATTTTGATAATAGGAAATGGAATGAATCTATCATTGATCGGTATGTCCACCCAGAAGATAGAAAGGACATTTATCAACTTCAACTTAGTCTTTTTGCCACAGAGGATAGACAAGTTTGGGGTCCATCGAAGGTTGGGACCTTCAGTGTCAAGAGTGCCTATCATTTCCTTTGTAATCAATGGACGACTGAGGAATTGGGGAGGGCATCATCATCAACCTCACACTGA
- the LOC122649236 gene encoding uncharacterized protein LOC122649236: MRQIKVDLRCGRCRVEPENIEHILFFCPFAKAVWFGSNLACLIPRDEGARFYHWVLNWGSLSALDKQTKKDFITLCTFVAWFIWCSRNDDLFGCKVSSPIEVLIGAKKACDEFLSATQQTSQVPLHNTNGVAIGLVTPTVNQVWCPPPHGFFKLHCDASFVPGKEFGGVGFLLRNHLGHPRFAVSSQHRFSCVIEGEAIAVREGLLEAISEGTYQMLVESDNRELISYLQDSSK, from the coding sequence ATGCGACAAATCAAGGTGGATTTACGCTGTGGTAGATGTAGAGTTGAACCAGAGAACATTGAGCATATTTTGTTCTTCTGCCCATTCGCGAAGGCTGTGTGGTTTGGATCTAATTTGGCATGTCTCATTCCAAGGGATGAGGGTGCTAGATTTTATCATTGGGTTCTGAATTGGGGATCTCTCTCTGCATTGGACAAACAAACCAAGAAGGACTTTATCACCCTTTGTACCTTCGTTGCGTGGTTTATTTGGTGTTCGAGAAATGATGATCTCTTTGGTTGTAAGGTCTCTTCTCCAATTGAGGTCCTGATTGGGGCTAAGAAGGCGTGTGATGAATTCCTCTCAGCAACGCAGCAGACTTCCCAGGTACCCTTGCATAACACAAATGGTGTTGCAATAGGCCTAGTAACTCCGACCGTGAACCAGGTTTGGTGTCCACCACCACATGGCTTCTTTAAGTTACATTGTGATGCGAGTTTTGTGCCTGGTAAGGAGTTTGGGGGAGTTGGATTTCTTCTGCGAAATCATCTGGGTCACCCTCGGTTTGCTGTTTCAAGTCAACACAGATTCAGTTGTGTCATTGAAGGTGAAGCAATTGCAGTGAGGGAAGGTCTTCTTGAGGCTATTTCGGAAGGAACTTATCAGATGTTGGTAGAGAGTGATAATCGGGAGCTCATCTCGTATCTTCAGGACTCTTCCAAGTGA
- the LOC122657088 gene encoding RNA polymerase II subunit A C-terminal domain phosphatase SSU72-like, whose amino-acid sequence MKLRYAMVCSSNQNRSMEAHSLLKRQGFDVSSYGTGAHVKLPGPSLREPNVYDFGTPYKQMFNDLRRKDPELYKRNGILPMLKRNLSVKPAPQRWQENAADGSFDVVFTFEEKVFDMVIEDLNNREHLLMKPVLVISLDVKDNHEEAAVGARLTLDLCQELEATESWEDAIDDIITSFERQHRRKVLYGISFY is encoded by the exons atgaagctAAGGTACGCCATGGTATGTTCTTCAAACCAGAATCGAAGCATGGAAGCTCACTCGCTCCTCAAAAGGCAGGGTTTCGACGTCTCCTCTTACGGTACTGGAGCTCACGTTAAGCTTCCAGGTCCTTCATTGAGGGAGCCCAACGTTTACGACTTTGGTACTCCGTACAAGCAGATGTTCAACGATCTTAGAAGAAAAGACCCTGAACT GTACAAACGAAATGGCATTTTGCCTATGCTTAAGAGGAATTTGAGCGTCAAACCTGCCCCTCAACGTTGGCAGGAAAATGCTGCAGATGGTTCCTTTGATGTGGTATTTACATTTGAAGAAAAAGTTTTCGATATGGTAATTGAAG ATCTCAACAATAGGGAGCATCTTCTGATGAAACCTGTACTGGTGATCAGCTTAGATGTAAAAGACAACCATGAGGAGGCAGCAGTTGGAGCTAGGCTCACTCTTGATTTGTGCCAAGAG CTTGAAGCAACTGAGTCGTGGGAGGATGCAATTGACGACATTATCACCTCATTTGAAAGACAGCACAGGAGGAAGGTTTTATATGGCATCTCCTTCTACTAG